DNA from Musa acuminata AAA Group cultivar baxijiao chromosome BXJ1-5, Cavendish_Baxijiao_AAA, whole genome shotgun sequence:
GTCCGGTTTCCATGACTGGAGAAATACCTACTTTTTTGTCGTCGCCCTCGGTCAACGAGACAGAGGGACTCACAAAGTCAACCACGCAGAGGCATCCACGTGCCGTCAGCGTCACGCCTACCTCGACCTTTGGTCAACCGAGTGTTACGATTATGAGAATTTATGAGACATTAATCCCAAACAATTTGACGACCGAGAAAGCTATTGGATTGTTATTGACAAGCCATTTAGTATCGAGGAATATGAGaactaatgatttttttattttatcttttgaaatttatATTATCTGAAAATGATAAAAACGTATGGATATACCCATCATTAATCGATCGATCAAATGATCTCttatcagattggcgctagaaagaGGACCCGATGTCTCACCTCCGTCGAGCAAACTCGCTCCCGAGCCATACGATtgaaatatcaaataaattaaatataatttttaattttattaaaagtgTTGAATTCATCAAACCAACCTATCTGATAAACTATGATGAGACATATTTAATGATTGGATCACTATCCGAATCATCAGCAGCCACTGAGTCAACAATTTTGACTTGGACTAGCAATTATGATGCCTGTTTTAGCAAGGAAACATCCTACATTGGTTGAATCCACCAACCATTTCAATGCATTCATCCATAATTCTGTGTCTACCCTTACTGTGGATTGATCTTATCTCAAGTTTGGACTGGTGGGAGGAAGAACAATTTCCAGAGCACTCGTTAAGTGTTGGCATCtgaggaaatttttttttttttttttttttatgattgtcaTGATGATTGTGATGTTCACATCATCATGTCACTTGTGATAGATAACATAAACACATGGATTCAACTAAGATCACCACCTACTTGAGCAGGAATGTGTTCTGCTTAGTGATTTGGAATTATCATGTCTAATTAGGGTGATATCAAGTaatttgatcataaaaataaGTAATTTGAAGAAGATTATATTATCATATCACAAACTAATAATACATCAGATATATTTAAGAAATTTATAATACAATAGAAAAACTTACTTAATCCGAAATCTCCTCCACGACATTAGTCTGATGATATGCTAAAACAAATTTCACTCTCGTGTCTAATGATGATGAAAATATATTGGAACATACGATCGAGAGTCTTTTCTATGCGTATGTGTGAAGGAGAGATGACGATACCTTTTATATTCGCAAAGCGAATAAAAAAAAACGAAGAATAAGTTTTTTgagaataattttttatatttatataaataagtggattttattactttatatggaATATCAGGTAAAATATGTTGTAGATCCTTCATGAGCCAAATGGTTAAACATCAATTTGCATGTTGAAAACATAAAGTCATTaaaataaaggaaagaaaaaaaaaaggaaatggaaaaaacaaaagaagaaataaTGGAAAGAgtaaatagaaaattttaatttttcattattcAATCCTAACAATCTCCTAAAAATTTCCAAAATTTCcgaatattatataaataaataaaataagagaTGATGTTTGAATTTATACAATGTGGTCAGGTATTTTAGATTATTAGAATATAAACTAATATTACATCAGTCTTAATTAAGAAATCTATAGTAAACAAAAAAAGTAACTCAAAATCACATTAGATGATGATGTAGTATTAATTAGTTTATAGAAAAGATAAATCTCATCTCGATGAGAAGATGTTCCAAGATATAATCAGACATGCACAAGATGTAAATATGATAATAatggagaaagaaaggaaaaatatttttgatgaaaataatgatttgtattatttgataaatATCAGAAAATGGTATTTCATTACATTTTAGAATAGTCAACCATCATTTTCCCATTTAAAACCATAAAAAccattaacataaaataaaagaaaataaggaaatgaagggaaaaaaaaaaggtaatgaaACAGTAAATAGAAAACTTGAAATTTTCTTACTCAATATAAAAGTTCAAAAATTTtccaaatattattaaaaaaataaataattatgtgaCCAATGAGgtattttatattattagaaTATAAGCTAATATTGcatcaaatttaattaaaaaagatATACTAAATAAAAAGTTATTGAGACTGAAACTAGACATTGTGTTAGGGCAAATCTTGCTCTTATACATTATATGTCACAATCCAAGTCTGATGAGTCAACtaaccaataactccattttggttctTCAACCatggatcaaaatgcttaagtagGAGTTAATATAATATACTCATCAGGccgatataagctaatcatatatATTGCCCATTTGCGATGTAAGACTAATGAGATGTTACGTTATaagaataagaaaatatttatttgctAATATATAAGAATGACTAAATCTCTTTTGATCctcgtcataaaaaaaaaaaaaattcatgaaaagaatGATCTATATGATTTAGTAAGATAAATGAGAAGAGGAGATCTCATTACTTTATGAAAAATATTCAGAATTTAATATTTTACATCATTATTGATCATGGAGTTCTTTTCAAGAAATCTGAATTCATATAATGTTAGATATTACaccataaaatatcaagaaataatAAATTTACTGATGCCTGTCCTAAAacataaaagaataataataattattataagaataataataattattataagaaTAAAGTGACAAGAAAAGAGAAATGTAAGAAatgagaaggaaaaagaaaaagatgtcaAGTAAAACGTGGACGGCAGGATTCATATAATGTTAGATATTACaccataaaatatcaagaaataatAAATTTACTGATGCCTGTCCTAAAACATAAAAGAATAAAGTGACAAGAAAAGAGAAATGTAAGAAatgagaaggaaaaagaaaaagatgtcaAGTAAAACGTGGACGGCAGGATTCGAACCTGCGCGGGCAGAGCCCACATGATTTCTAGTCATGCCCGATAACCACTCCGGCACGTCCACGTCTTTGTTTACTTTATGCTTtagttaattatattatatataataatcataatcatcgTAGAATCATGCGTCAATTTGCGTGCGGACGATCACGATGGACGTTCGTCATGCACGACTGCTGTTGAGCACCGGAGAGAACACTACATCCCGCACGAATATTCTCACACCTCTCGCTCTCTCTGGTGTCTTCTAGTGACTTCGATCCCGCGTTTACacgtcgcctcctcctcctccaggcTCGCTCGCATTCCACTTCTGTTACAGGCGACCGCGATCGCGTCGCCCGCGAGTGATCTCACCCCCGGCCATGGACACGCATCATGCTCTACCGGATCCCGATCGTCCCGCGCGCCTCCTCCCCTCCGCCTCCGCGGGATCCCGCCGCCGGATCGCCATCGCCGTCGACCTCAGCGACGAGAGCGCCCACGCTGTGAGCTGGGCCGTACGGAACTACTTGCGCCCCGGGGACGCCGTCGTCCTCCTCCATGTCCGCCCCACCAGCGTCCTCTACGGCGCCGATTGGGGCGCAGTCGACCTCTCCCTACCGGCCGGCGACGACGACGCGGAGAACGGGCTCCCTGCCTCCGAGGAGTCGCAGCGGAAGATGGAGGAGGATTTCGACGCCTTCACCACGAGCAAGGCGCAGGACCTGGCGCAACCCCTCGTGGACGCGCAGATTCCCTTCAAGATCCACATCGTCAAGGACCACGACATGAAGGAGCGGCTGTGCCTCGAGGTGGAGAGGCTGCGTCCTAGCGCGGTTATCATGGGGAGCAGGGGATTTGGGGCTGCCAGGAGCGTCAGCAAGAGCCGTCTCGGAAGCGTCAGCGATTACTGCGTCCATCACTGCGCTTGCCCCGTGGTGGTGGTCCGTTACCCTGATGATGGGGCTGGTGCTGGATCTGGACTGGACAATGGAGAGGCCAAGAAGTTAGACGAGGGGATCGAGCTTCACCTGGCGCCAGAGGAGGAACAGGAGTATCACGATGCTGCTGAGGAACAAAAAGGTGAGTATTCTTCTTGATATCTAACTCGATTGATATTCTCTGAACAATGTCATGTAAGATATGCCCACGAACTCTATCGTAGACCTTTTATGTGGTGATTTATGGGAAATGTTGTGGAGTGGATTGGTGTTGTCCATGTACTGAGGTGAAATCCTTCCATCCTTACATTCGAAGCTTCCATGTACAGAGGTGAATTCCTTTCGGGAAGCCAGGTTTGGATAACCCGCAACCTGAGACAACCTAAGATAGGAGCTTTAAAGTATTAGAAAGAGTATTTGTATATTTCTGCTGTCTCTAGATTTTTAATGCTTCTATTcatgaagcaaattttcattacaTCGGTGTGTAATAAGGGAAGAAGTCATTGATGTCTTGGTCAGCCTAACATGGTCCGGATCCGTATGCGTAGGGTTGTCAAGGTGCCTCTGTCTCCGAGGTGGAAACCTCGAGCTCCCGATGTGCCACCTGTACGAAAACCAAGGTCGAGAAAGGTTTTCCGACCCAATCCCTTTGACGTCCAAGTTAGTAACACGAGATGTATAAATGTGAATGCGAGTAGTAAAAAACGGTAAGTCGCCCTTGTTCATTGTGTTAGAGATGAGCTTTTATACTTGGTCGTAAAGggtagaatattttataaaatattctgtGGGGAGGTAGCCTTTAATCGCCTCTAACAACCTCCCTCGGCCTCTTGTCTACATGGGCAGACGGATGGAGGGTGAGTTTGTCTTCTCTTTCCACCCTGGACACCACATGGTGATTATATGTCAGATAACGATTAGTTGATAACGTACTCCCTATCTTTTGTCTCCCCCCAAAGGCGTTCTTTAGGGCTTTTGCCAGAAGGGTCTAAAGTGCAACGTCTAGTTCATCCGGCATGTCGAGCTCATACCTCTTTGATTCATTGTTGACCTGGTAACCGTTTAGTTCATTCGGCACATCTAGTCCATCGTGCACCTCATATTGTCGAGCGACACACATTGGCCGAACGGGGTAGGGTTTTTCAACCTCCACGCCTCGGGCGGAGGTGGGGGTTGTACTTTCCCGACCTCCGTGCCTTGGGCGAAGGCAGAGGTCGGGTTCCCCAACCTCCATACCTCGATTGGAGGCGAGGGTCAGGCTTTTTGACTCCTATGCCTCGAGCGGAGGCAGGGTCGGACTTCCCAACCCCTGTGCCTTGGACGGAGGCGGGGTTGGGCTTCCCCGAGCATTGATCATCCTTACAGAAACTACCAAGGCATCGTCGTGGTTCGGGTCAAGGTACTCCGTCTCTTCCTTCTTTAAGGTTATCTCCAAGCCACCCTTTGTCCTCGGACGCTTTTCAATTGTAGCTTTGGCAAAAGCTTTACGACCCTAAGAGTTGACTCCCCTTGAGGTGGGTCCACCAATGATGACGTAGATTTATCTCTCTCCCGGCCCTTGAGGTCAAGGTGAGGGTTCCCAGTGCTTTCGAACGAACCACCTGAGGTGTTCCCAacatataagttcttcaatctacTCTTTCAAGTCGTGGAAATCCTCTGTGTCGTGGTTGTAATCCCGGTGGAATCAATAGCATTTAAACATGTCTCTGTTCGTCAACTGAGTCTTCATCGGGTGAAGGTCTTTTAAGAGTTCATTTTCTTTTATCTATAGAAAAACTTCAGTTTTAAATATATTCAGGGGGGTCAACTCGGACCTTGGTCGAGGTAACTCGGGTCATTCATTCCTCATTCACCGCGGTGACCTCAAGGTCGGGGTAGATTGCGGTTCATCAATGATCAAAAGAGACGAGAGGGTTTAAGCCCCATCATGAAGGTCTGTATTATGGGCAACGGATGGGCATCTACCACGCCTCGGATTTCATTAGTGAACTAAGCAATGAAGTCTATAAGTGTTTCCTCCTCCCCTTGCCTTTGAGAAGCATTGTTGCAATGGTCTTGGGCATATGCTCCCGAGGAAGTGAAGTTCGAACTCCCTCTTGAGTTAGTCAAAAGAACTACTGGAAAGCAATTTCACGACCATTCTTATGCTGGGCTTCTTAACGTGTTAAGGAAGGTGCAGCACATCAGGGCATTTGAAGTGTTATACAATGACATTTGGGCACGAAAAGTTACAATGTGCTCCATTAGATTGGCACTATCATCGAATGCCTCTAATAACAGGAGTTAGAAGTTTACTGGAATCTGTTCTTCCTGGATTTTTTGGGTGAATGGTGATTGACACGATGTGGCGTCAACCAGCACTTCCCCTTTGGATTGTTAGACTCTTGTCACATCTCCTCCAAACGTCGATCCATCTGTCGTAGTTGGATTCACAGGGAATCCTCGGTCGAATCCGTCGACTAGGTCTTAGATTCAGACAGGGTAGAGTGGTGGTATGGTCCGTTGAATTCCACGGTTAGGGAGCGAAGTGCTCTCTCGGTAGGTGGTTCGACAAGTCTCGGGTGCTCTTGGGATGTCGGCACCACGTTTGGTGGGGGAACCTTGATACGTGCCATTGCTACTGGCAGTTGAGTTGATGGTGTTGCCTATTGGGCAACGACCAATATCATGCTCGTTAGCATCTGTCCTTACTGGTGAGATTCAAGAACACCTCGTTGGGGACGAGAAGGTGGCTCGGGGTCATCCCTGAGGGTGAGAGGCTCGAGTCATCGAATAGATACCAATATCATATTAGCGTTTGCGCCGAGGTGGATGCGTCCATATGTGGAAAGGGTGGCTGTTGTCCCCCTTGAGTGAAAGTACTATGGGTCGAGGGCAAAGCTTCCTTGCTCAAGTGTTCATTGAGAGGGTCGGCGAGCGGGAGTTCCTATGACATCGGGCCCTCCTTTTAGCACCAAAATGAGGAGGGAAGAAGTCGTTGACGTCTTAGTCAGCCCAACGTGATCTGGATCCGTATGCGCAGGGTTGTCAAGGTACTTTCGAGGTGGAAACGTCGAACTCCGGAGGTATTACCTACATGAAGACCGAGGTCGAGAGAGGTTTCCCGACTCGGTCCCTCCGATGCCCAAGTTAGTTACCCAAGGTGTATAAATGCGGACGGGAGTAGTCAAAAAAAGGTAAGTCGCCTCCGCTCATTGTGTTGAAAACGAGCTTTTATACCTAGTCGTAAGGGGCAAAATATTCCATGGAACAGCCTCCTCTTGGCCTCTTGTCCACTACCGATGATCAAGGGTGAAAATTTTGGCTTTTTACATTTAGAATGGCTTAACATAGAATGTACTATTATATGTTCTTTGAAGTGGTTCAGTATATATGTGCTGTTAAAGGACATTCTGACTAGTGGCAGATGTGGTTCGTGAAATATCAAGCATATTTTCAAGTTGAGCTTATTGTTCTCCACGTTTGCGAGTCGAAACATGAGCAAGATGTTGTTCCATAAAATGCAAGCTATGTCTGCCCTTATAGTCAAATCATTGTGGTTCTCAATCCTATGTCTAGGCATTGCATTATTGTCTTCTAATACATTACTTGGAGTTTGATCTTTTGGTCTTTACACTGAGTTCCTGGAATAATGATATGTTGCTTTCTGCCATAAATTTTTAGGGAGCATGCTGTGATTAACAAGTCAAAACTTCAACATGCAACATGATGTGAAGGGACATAACAGTATTCATTTCTAAACATCAAATAACAAGCTAGTGTTGCTTAtattttctgttgcatctttcatCATTTTCAGTTAACTGATTGGTAATTCTTTTGCAGATGCCTGAGAAATGCCTATGCATCTTGCACTTGAGATAATCTATTGTGACCTTCTTTGAGTATCCCCATGTTTTCTTTTCTATTATAGGAGATGGGCCAATTACTTTAACTATGGCATATTTTTAACTGTAATAAATGATCCTGATATTTGGTTACAATGACTTTATCTAGCGCATTATAATGTCCTGCATTATGCTGTACTCACTCTGTCTCT
Protein-coding regions in this window:
- the LOC135674652 gene encoding universal stress protein PHOS34-like isoform X1, which produces MDTHHALPDPDRPARLLPSASAGSRRRIAIAVDLSDESAHAVSWAVRNYLRPGDAVVLLHVRPTSVLYGADWGAVDLSLPAGDDDAENGLPASEESQRKMEEDFDAFTTSKAQDLAQPLVDAQIPFKIHIVKDHDMKERLCLEVERLRPSAVIMGSRGFGAARSVSKSRLGSVSDYCVHHCACPVVVVRYPDDGAGAGSGLDNGEAKKLDEGIELHLAPEEEQEYHDAAEEQKGSML
- the LOC135674652 gene encoding universal stress protein PHOS34-like isoform X3; this encodes MDTHHALPDPDRPARLLPSASAGSRRRIAIAVDLSDESAHAVSWAVRNYLRPGDAVVLLHVRPTSVLYGADWGAVDLSLPAGDDDAENGLPASEESQRKMEEDFDAFTTSKAQDLAQPLVDAQIPFKIHIVKDHDMKERLCLEVERLRPSAVIMGSRGFGAARSVSKSRLGSVSDYCVHHCACPVVVVRYPDDGAGAGSGLDNGEAKKLDEGIELHLAPEEEQEYHDAAEEQKAM
- the LOC135674652 gene encoding universal stress protein PHOS34-like isoform X2; translation: MDTHHALPDPDRPARLLPSASAGSRRRIAIAVDLSDESAHAVSWAVRNYLRPGDAVVLLHVRPTSVLYGADWGAVDLSLPAGDDDAENGLPASEESQRKMEEDFDAFTTSKAQDLAQPLVDAQIPFKIHIVKDHDMKERLCLEVERLRPSAVIMGSRGFGAARSVSKSRLGSVSDYCVHHCACPVVVVRYPDDGAGAGSGLDNGEAKKLDEGIELHLAPEEEQEYHDAAEEQKDA